CCGGAGCGGATCGAACGCTATCGAGCCCGGTCGCGGGCGGACAACCGCGCTCGAGGTGGAGTCCTGGCGCAACTCCACCGGTTCTCGAGCCGGTTGGCGCCCGCACGGTCCACACGGCGGACCGTCTGCGCGCACCTACGGGTGCCCAAGTCGGCGTCTACGTAGGGTAGTTGCCGCGCCGTTGTCACGCCGGGGAGCCTATGCCGCGGCCGGTGCGTGCCCGCGCCCGGCTCCCTGCCGCGGCGACGGGGACGGCTGCTGCGGCGGGCGGCCGGGGGGAACCCGGGGGCGGGCCGTGGGTGGTGCGCCGGGCGGGCCGGGGGCGGGACATGGGTGGTGCGCCGGGCGGGCCGGGGGCGGGACATGGGTGGTGCGCCGGGCGGGCCGGGGGCGGGACATGGGTGGTGCGCCGGGCGGGCCGGGGGCGGGACATGGGTGGTGCGCCGGGCGGGCCGGGGGCGGGACATGGGTGGTGCGCCGGGCAGCGGGCGGACCGGGAGCGGGCCAGCTGCCGCGCCGGGCAGCGGGCGGACCGGGAGCGGGCCAGCTGCCGCGCCGAGCAGCGGGCGGAGCGTGGGTGGTGCCCGGCGGTGCGGTGGCCGAGGTGGTGGGGCCGGGAGGGCGGCCTCGATGACGTCGCGCAGCAGGGGGTGGTGCAGGGCGCCGCCGGTGCGCCGCAGCCCGGCGTGGCCGGTGTGGCCGGTGGGCGGGGGGCCGTCGGCGACGCACGGCGTGAGGGGCTGCCCTCGACGAGGGGGGAGCCGGCCCTGGCCGGGGGGGGCCGGGTGCGGGCATGAGCGGCGGGCCCCGCCCGCTGCGTGCTTCGGCGGGCGGGGCGGGCCCAAATCCCCGGGCGTGCCCGGCCGTTGCCCGCAGCGGGCGCGCACCACACTCAGGGGGCGCCGGCCCGGCGCCACGCCCTCAGGACCCAAGGGGGCTCGCGCCGCCCTCCCCTACCGGCCCGGCGCCCGGCCGATACGCGTCGTGCGCCGCGGCCCGGTCGCCGGACCCTGGCCCCGGGCGCGCAGGGACGCGGCCCGCACCGGCCCGGCACCCGCCGTACAGGATTCACCGGGCCGGCGCCCCGCCCGCCGGGCGTTTCGGTGGGTACCCGGCCGTCGTGGGCCGTGTCGGTGCCGGCGTCGGTGCCGGGGCCGGTGTCGGGGCGGCGGCCGGCCGGTGCGGGCACCCGGAGGCCGGGGGCCGGCGCGGCGCGGGCGGGGGCGGGTCAGGCGGTGCGGTAGGCGACGCGGTTGGCCATGCGGGTCAGTTCGCTGCGCCAGACCGGGTCGATGGGCACGTCGTCGATGGCCCGGCAGCCCTGCTCGACCAGGGCGCTGATGTGCTTCTCGACGTCGTCGAGCACCCCGGTGTCCACCAGGCGCCGGCGGACCTCGTCGGGGGTGTGGCCGGGCTCGGTGATCAGCTGGTGGATGCGTTCGTCGCGCTGCATCGCCCAGCCCAGCAGCAGTGTCATCTTGTGCTGGCTGAAGTCGAGGCCGGCGGGCTTGCCGGTGTCCGCGGAGTCCCCGAAGGCGTCCAGCAGGTCGTCGCGGAGCTGGAAGGCCTCGCCCACCGCCTCGCCGTACTTCTCGAAGGCGGGGGCCAGATCGGCGCGGCCGGCCGCGCTCGCCCCCACCACCAGGGGCCGGTGGATGGTGTAGTGGCCGGACTTGATCAGGGCGATCCAGCGGGAGAGGTCGGGGTCGACGGAGAACTCGGCGGCCGCGGTCATGTCCATGTACTGGCCGATCATCACCTCCGAGCGCAGCTTGCTCCACACCGGGATGACCGAGGGCGGCGCCTGGGACATCAGCTGGTCGGAGTAGACCAGGGCCAGATCCCCCACCAGCAGGGCCACGCCCTCACCGAACCGGCGTGACTCGCCCTGCCAGGCCCGGCTCTCGTGCAGCGCGGAGTGCTTGGCGTGCACGGTGGGCAGGCCGCGCCGGTGGCTGGAGGCGTCGATGATGTCGTCGTGGATGAGGCCGGAGGCGTGCAGCATCTCCACGGCGGCGGCGGCCGCCACGATGCCGGGGTTGCCCGGGTCGCCGCCGGCGGCGAGGTAGCCGGTGATGCAGAACGCGGGCCGGATGCGCTTGCCGCCGGCCGCGACCAGGCCGGCGACCGCGTCGACCGCGCCGCCCGCCCGCTCGTCCGCGGCCCCCCACACCCGGCGCTCGGACGCCAGGAACGAGCTCAGCCGCCGCTCCATTTTCTGCAGCAGTTCCTCGGTGGTGCGGCGCGCGGCGGCGGACAATTCCTGGCTGCCCGATTCGGCCTCGAGGGTCTTTTCGTTAACCATGTCTATCTCCTTGGTTGTTACGGGGCGCGTGCGGCGCCGGCACACGGCACGCGCCGCGGGTATTCACAAGGCGTACGCTGCCCGGTCACGCGGGAACTGGAAGAAGACTAGAGTTCTCCTTCAGAAAAGAGGAATCTAGAATTCCCCTTTAGGGGCGTTAGATTACGAAAAGAAAAATTTACACGCCCTGGTTTAACGCTCTCTCCCCGGCCGGAGGCACGTTGACACCCCCGACCGGTCGTGGAACTCTCCCAAGTGCACCCCTGGCCGCAGCTCGGCAGGACCGGGGGATCTGCGCAACAGCGGGGGGACAGTACGCGCATGGCAGCCGTATTCACTGAACACGCCATGGCCTGCACGCGGCGGGCCGAAATCACATTCCTTTTCCGGGATTTCCTGACGGGACCGTGAAGGGCTTTTCCTGCCCCACGGCTTTCTCCAGTGGCTCTGCACCGGGGGATCCGGCCCCACTCCCCTGCCCCATGGGCCTTCCTGTTCTGCATTACCGCGGCAATCGGCACGGTGTTTTGCGTGCCCGGCCGGTTGCGGGGCGCGCGCCAGCTCATGAAGGAGATTTCATTCGATGGAGTTCCACTCATGCCCCAGGAACCATGCCCAGGAAGTCCGTGCCGCCGCCGGGTCCGTGCTCTGTGTCCCGTGCCTGGGGCAGCTGGAACGTAACCTGCGCACGCTTCCCGGTCTCCACCAGGAGGGGCTGTACCACGTTCTGTCGGCCTCCCGGCGGCGGAACCCGACAAAGGTGTCGGGCAGCCGCAAGCGGGACCATCTGAACATGTCCGCGCTGGATGCCAGGAACAACAGTCTGGCGGTCCTGGAATCGTGGTCCTGTTTCGTCGCGGAGAAACTCGGCCCGGCGGTTCCCGGCCGTTCCGTGCCGGCCCTGACGGGTTTCTTGCTGCACCATCTCCAGTGGCTGACCGGCCGGCCGCCCGCCGCGGAATTCGCCGATGAGATCGAGGGTCTGCACCTGGAATTGCTGCGGGCCATCGACCCGGAGCCCGGTGAGCACAATGCGGTCCTCGTCGCGTGCGTCGTGGTCGGCTGCCCGGGAAAGATCAGCACGTCGCCGCGGCAGCAGGAACGTGCCGGAAAGAGCGGTCTTGGC
The window above is part of the Streptomyces venezuelae genome. Proteins encoded here:
- a CDS encoding polyprenyl synthetase family protein — translated: MVNEKTLEAESGSQELSAAARRTTEELLQKMERRLSSFLASERRVWGAADERAGGAVDAVAGLVAAGGKRIRPAFCITGYLAAGGDPGNPGIVAAAAAVEMLHASGLIHDDIIDASSHRRGLPTVHAKHSALHESRAWQGESRRFGEGVALLVGDLALVYSDQLMSQAPPSVIPVWSKLRSEVMIGQYMDMTAAAEFSVDPDLSRWIALIKSGHYTIHRPLVVGASAAGRADLAPAFEKYGEAVGEAFQLRDDLLDAFGDSADTGKPAGLDFSQHKMTLLLGWAMQRDERIHQLITEPGHTPDEVRRRLVDTGVLDDVEKHISALVEQGCRAIDDVPIDPVWRSELTRMANRVAYRTA